One Triticum dicoccoides isolate Atlit2015 ecotype Zavitan chromosome 3B, WEW_v2.0, whole genome shotgun sequence genomic window, GGTAATTGTCATTCATAACCTATACCAATATTTAGGTTTTGACTAATTTTCTCTTCAAATTACCCATTTTAGTACCACGACCACATAAATCTTGTCTTGCAGCCCTTCAACAAACATGAAATAAGAAATTCTCCATCTCTTTTTGAACATCATCACACAAAAGACCACCCAGAAGCCAAAGGCAAAACCAACTATTAAACCAAGGTAAAGGGATATGTCCtccaatccatcgccatcatctttGTATCTTGGCTGACCTGACCTGTTTGCAAGACAATTGGGAGTCAAGGGGAAACCACATAGACCAATGTTTCCAATGTAAGAAGATGCGTCGAAAGTTCCGAGCTGATTTCCTATAATGGTATCTTTCCGGATAGAGCGTTGTACGATAGGTTCATATATGTCTTAAAGAGGTCATGGTTTCCATGCTTGAAGGGATTCCACCGGAAAGCTCATTGTTTGAAAAGTCAAGTGATTCCAATTGCTTGAGCTCACTAATTTTCTCAGGGATTTCTCCAGTTAACTTGTTCCATGAAAACTTCAGACCTCTTAAACCAATGAGACAACCAATATCTCCAGGGATCACTCCGGTTGATAAATCAAGAATCACCATGTACGAGATTTGCAGAGAAAATTCTAGTTGTTTCCCTTTAGTAAGAACTGATACTTTGTCCATGGAATGAACATCATCATATATTGAGTTATATATCTGGAGCGCTTGGCCACTCATGAGCACTTGATAAAAGAGCATAACTGTATCCAgaagagtatttaaccaaaaactaccacaattcacggaaccgtgacgaaaaactaccactttacgattctgtgcgaaaaactaccacttttttcctaatccgtggcaaaaaactaccaagtcgcAAAATCGCTCGCTTCGCCTCTTCTAAACGCATTTCTGACAggatgggcccacttgtcagcatcaatcttcttcttcctcctcctcctcctctctctggcATTTCCTCGAACACCTCGCGTGCACTCCGGTGACCCTCTCGCCCGCACTTCGCCGTGTCCACGACCACCTCGTGCAGCTCGCGGTCGCCGTCCCCGTACCACGCTCGCTCGCCATCGTCAGCGCCCGCTGCTTCCCCTCTACTCCGTGGCCGCGCGCCGGAGCTCGTGCTCCGAGCCGCACCCGCACGCGCGCGCCCGCGGCGCTCGTGGCCGCCCCTCGCCATGCGCACCGTGGTAGCTGTCCCCGTACCACGCTCGCTCGCCAACACCTGCCCGCACACACCTGCTATGCCCGCGGCCACGCCCCCGCCTCCGGCCGCCCGGGCTCCTCgcacctgccgccgccgcccttcaCCGCTGGAGTCGCTCGCCGCGGCAGCCGCGGGTCAGCGCTGGAGCCGCTCGCCACGGGTCAGCGCTGGAGCCGCTCGCCGCGGGTCAGCTCTGGAGTCGCCACGGGTCGTTGTTGCAACCGCCAGAGCCGCTGCGGGTCACCGCTGGAGCCGCCCTCCCCTTCACCTCCTCCTTTGCGACGCGCTGCTCTGCCTCACGGCGACGCAATCTCTCGCGCGGTCGCGGCGGGGGCAACAGCGACGGCAGGAGCTTGGTGGGCACGACGACGGCGGGGGCAGCAGCGCGGCGGGGNNNNNNNNNNNNNNNNNNNNNNNNNNNNNNNNNNNNNNNNNNNNNNNNNNNNNNNNNNNNNNNNNNNNNNNNNNNNNNNNNNNNNNNNNNNNNNNNNNNNNNNNNNNNNNNNNNNNNNNNNNNNNNNNNNNNNNNNNNNNNNNNNNNNNNNNNNNNNNNNNNNNNNNNNNNNNNNNNNNNNNNNNNNNNNNNNNNNNNNNNNNNNNNNNNNNNNNNNNNNNNNNNNNNNNNNNNNNNNNNNNNNNNNNNNNNNNNNNNNNNNNNNNNNNNNNNNNNNNNNCAGCGCGGCGCTGGCGGCCACGCGGCAGTGGCCGGCCCCAGGAGCTTGGTGGGCACGACGACGGCGAGGTGGGAGCGACGACGGCGAGGCGGGAGCGGGCGCGCGCATGCGGGTGCGGCTCCGGCGCGAAGGATGGCCAGGGTGGCACCTGGTTCGTGGGCCCAAGCGGTCAGATTTGTGCTTAGCGCGGGTCAAGCGAGCGATTTCgcgacttggtagttttttgccacggattagaaaaaaagtggtagtttttcgcaCAGAATCGTAAAGTGATAGTTTTTCGTCACGGTTccgtgaattgtggtagtttttggttaaatactcgtaTCCAGAACTTTGGGCCATTGCGCTCATCTTAACTAATGAGTCTGGCATGCTTCGTGAGAAGTTGTTGTGTGCAAGATGTAAAACTGCAGCCCTTGAAGCATTCCAATTCCATGGGAATTTCCCTAGAAAACATATTGTACCGTGGACGTAGGAGTGCCAAGTACGGAAAATTCACAGCCATCCATGTAGGTATGTCTCCAGAGAATTTGTTATAAGATAGATCAATAAAAACAAGGTGTTGGCAGTTTCTAAGAACTTTTGGGAACTGTCCTGAGAGGTTGCTGGTATTTAAATTTACCACATGAAGACTACTCATCTGCGAGTTAGAATCCTCTTCACAAGTTGGAACTTCTCCTGTAAGCTTGTTTTTTGATAGGTCTAGCACAACCAACTGTGACAATTTGCATATTGAAGATGGAATGGTGCCTGATATTGAATTGTTATAAAGAATAAGCTCCTCCAATAAAGGGGCTCCAAAATCTAATGGCAATGTCCCGGAGAAAGAGTTTCCTGCTAAGTCCATGTATTCAGCATTTCTTGGAAACTTTTGCACCATACATATCAATCTATTATTGGACAGTACCATTTTTTGTGTAGTCATAAATTTCAAGGTTGCTGGAAGTGTGTCGGTTATCTCATTATCTGACAAATCTATGAAGTTTGTCCTTGAAAATGCAACCCAAAACCAAGCTGGGATTGCAGTTATGCTTGCATTTGATATATGTAGGAGCCGAAGACTTGTCTGTGATCTAAGCCATGGCGGGAATTCCGGTCCTAGCTGCAAAGATGCTAAGAAAATTGCTTGTAGCTTGAATGGAGGAATCCAATTTTGACTAACCTTTATCTGAAGGTATGTGTTGTGCAACCCCAAGAACTTCAAATCTTTGAGGCCTTTTAGATGATATTCAGTAACTATACCATTTAGTCTGTTTCCACCTAGCGGTAGGGGTTTGGCGTGGTGGCCAGGGTGGTGGAGCAGCGGCGAAGGCAAGAGAGAAAGAAGAAAGGAGAGAAAATGGGGGAGGATGGAGTCACGGGGTCCGGGAAGAGTTTTGGGTGGGTCTGGCATGTCGGATTCCTATGTTTCGcatgtccggactcccgcaaagctTACCCACTTTTCTCTCCGTTTTGCAGAAAAAATCGCATCCGGACCGCCTCGCGGACCGATACTTTCCCGCGTTGGATGGCTCCCGCGGTCCGGGCGGATGTGATTTGCGTGTCCGCCTTGGTGATGCCCTAAGTACCCATTTTCGCTTTTGTTCTTTTATTTTCAATAGTAGCTTATTTTTCTCGACCAAGATCGACTAGATAAACCTGATGGGTAAATATATTATTGCAAGCACCAACAACCATCCAAATCAACCTCCACCATTGACATCACCCGGACTGTTCTCTCAAGAGATGCTTCCAGGAAGGAAGACATGTGAGTGCTCATATTTTTATTTAGTGATGGGAGCACTTATGTGTGTTCGTTGTCTTACCATTATACATCTCTTTTGCGGGAATTTAACATTCTATTTTAGTTTTTTTAACACGGTAAAGACGCAtgtgctcatatatacgcgcatacattCATCCATATAAACACACATGCACACCCTAACCCTATGAGCACATTTgacagactgagccggcatattatcTTAAGATTAACGAAGCCTTCAAGGGCGCCTCATAGTCGACAGGAACGTCTCCTCCACTGAACGCGCTAGCTCAGATATTTCTTTCCTCTAGTGGTTGTTGCAGACGATGTAAGCTTGCAAGGGAAACATGACGGGTGCCCAAGGGAGTTTCGTAATCATCACTTACAATTGATATGAGTCTTACTTAACTCAGACACCACCTTGGTCTAGATCATCAATTGTACCAAAATTTCGGAACAATGTGGTTGTTTTGGTGGTGCTTACACCCTGATCTGCGTTGCAGAAGAACTTCATCACATTGGGAGGCCTTGACATTTCATTCCCCCTATGTGCCGGATATTATCGACATGTGTGCCATATCGCACTACTTAATTGGTGATCCTGTTATCACAATTACAGAATTGATGCGTATCTCTCCGTCCTTAGTTAGTGATCTCCATTTACATATGGCCGGCGTTAGTTTTCCTTTTTGGGACAAAAAAGATCCGGCGTCCGTGCTGTGGCTTTACAGCTGGGCCCGATTGAGCAGCCCATTTGGGCGGGCTACTCCGTGTTGGGCTGAATAGGGTAAGGTAATGCTGGATGTCCTTTTCTTAGCCGTCCCTCCCTGTCCCTCGCCGCATCTTCTTGTCTGGTGGTCGCCGAGCCTTGACTTCATCGGGGAAATAGAGGAGGAGATAAATctgggcggcgccggcgtggaggtgatggggaaggcgggggaggaggaggagatcgaGTTCGAGCCGACGGAGGACGAGCTGGTGCTGCACTTCCTGCGGCCGCAGCTGCGCGGGTTCGCGCCGCGCGTGGCGGGCGCGGTGGTGGAGGCGGACCCGTGCGCGGCAACCCCCTGGGAGCTGCTGGCGCGGCACGGCCTGCTGCGGCGCGGGCACGGCTACTTCttcgcggcgcggcggcggcgcgggaagcGCGCCCAGGCGCGGCGCAccccggagggcggcggcggcgcgtggatgCACAGCAGCAACAGGGAGGACCGGCGGTCCGTGACGGAGCTGGGCGTGGTGGCGCGCTGGTCCATGACGCGCTACTGCTTCTACGCCCGCGACTGGGCGCAGGGGCGGCGGAGCACCGGGTGGGTGATGAGCGAGTACGAGATCACGGACCCGCGGTGCTACCGCCGCGCCGACGACGGCGAGGAGGACCACTACTGGGTGCTCTGCCACGTCCGCCGCAGCGTCAGGAAGAGCCTCAAGCCGCGCTCCCGGAGGCCGTAGGGGGGTCAGTAGTACTCGGTAGGCTGCCTCGCCTCGCCTCGGTCGCCGGCCGGCCGGCGCAACGCGGGGAGAGTCCCCATAGGATTTCGTGTCGCGTTTCTTGTGCTCGTCGCCCGGCATGTCCGTCCGTCCGTCGGTGCGCGTGGGCCATGGGCAGTGTTGAGAGAAGAAAGGAAATGAATGCGCGCTGTAATAAAGCAGTTGGGTTGGTATGGTTCCGCGTGCGCCATAAGCGGTGTTCACAATATCTTATCTTTTTGTTAAGGCAAAACAGACACTGATCCAAACTCGTCCGTGGCCCCGGATACGGGAGCAGGATATTCAACCCTATCCTATCTCCAAACTTCTGCACatgtttttctttaatttcatagcACTTAAAATAATAGCATTTCAAATCTTataatcttttttttttgcgaaattcgAATCTTACAATCTAACTATGATGCTCATGAGTTGCTCGACGTGCCTGGATTCTGATTTGGAAGTTGGATATGATCTTCTATCTTCTCAAATTCCAGACCTCCGGCGCCACCTTAACCCTCATCCTTCACaatcatgttatgcatgatcacacaacatgtcatcaccacCCATAAGTTTCCGAATCCCATATTTTTACAGGCTCTCGAACAACTTCAAAACAGGCTTGGAGCACTACAAATTTCCTCTCCACATCCTTACTAACTCAATGTATTCGGGCAAAGCGAGCTCTTTTTTGACTAACTTGCTAAGAGATGATCTTCCCGAAGGAGGATATATAGATGTTGTAGACCAAATAGTAGCGCATGTTATAGTCATGCCCAATGACAATGTCCATGGGCAGTATAGTTGCATGGACATTTCAAAATCCATGTCGTTGGATGTTGCACATCGGCTCAAACTGAATTTGGTCCCTTGGATTTTGCTGGCTTTTGCCAGAGTGTGCTGCTCTGCCGTTTGTAAGTCGTCTAAACATAAGTCATTTTCTCCTCAAAAAAGTCAACTCAAGTCATTTCTCCGTTAACATCAACATAAGGTTGACTTCTTGATATACTTGTATGCAGATATTTTATACAACAAATTGTCGTGCTCCAGACTTTACAGAGTCGAAGCCCGGATGAAAATACAGATACAAACAAGACTTTCTGGAAGGCATGAGTACCATGCCACAAAATTGAAAAATCAATATATGTGCCACAAAATTGAAATCCGGAGCCTTCAACAGACCAAGCGCAGacccttagagcaactccaacgggccgatccAAACAGACTCGACCAACACGAGTGAAGGAAACTGAAACAAATTTCCACCCTAATACTAACTTGGTAGTCATGGATAACAGCACCAGTAGCCGATCGGTCAGCTTCAGAGGCAATCAGCTTGGCCACCAGAGAAGAACAATCACAAGCTAAGATAATCCTTTGAACACCATCAACAAGAGTAACAGGATAAAGCATATATATCAGAGGCGGCCATTGCTTCAGCGGGTTCAGGAGCGCAAACCTTCTCAAAGAAGCGACGGTGAGCGTTCAGGAACATATCACGGTGATCACGGCCGGGCCACAGCACCAGCAACAATACTTTCAGACTGTAATAAGATGGCAGCATCAAACTTGACCATGTATAACCTTGTCCTCCCGCGGTAGATACTATCTTTCAACTTAGGGGGTGAAATCACACCTTTTGGAAGCTTTGGCGTTGAAAGAGTGCTGCATAATCATCTCAATGTAAGCTTGGGGGATCCTATCGCCCCTCTATTACTGTAAGGTCTTCCATATCCAGAGTCCTCACCGTAGTCTGCTCTCTTTGCTACCTTATTTCTGTGAGAAAAATACAGTGGCTTATCAGGCCTTGCAAGTGGTGTGCTTCTACTCTCCAAGGTTGATACAACGGTTGACATGAGTGGTCTGGCATCCGGATCATCCTGAACACACAAGAGCCCGACATGGATGCAACACAAAACCTCTTCATTCGAGCAGCCCTCTGGAACTGAAGGATCCACCAAATCCATTGCTAACCCTTCCTTCCATAGACTCCATGCCTGAATAAATCGAATCAAAAAAAATTAATTCATGTGGTCAAAAGGAATTGCAGACATTGGCAATGATAAATCGTAATCTTACATATATTATAAGGTTGGGGAACTCCTTGATGTTCTCGGTTGAGCTTATCCTTAGACCACTTACAGTTTCCAATAGCAATACCCCAAAGCTATAGACATCAGATTAACAGAAAAGAGGCCTCCCATTGCATATTTTGGAGACATATATCCGCTGGATTAATCATATAATCAGCAAGAGACTTGTACGTTTCGAGTTGAGTTTAACTATGAATGACTTTAATGAGCAACTACACGCAAGATAGTACTTACTATGTTCCGACAACTCGGTTAGTGTTGTCAGCCTATCAACTATATCAGCCTATGAATGACTTGATAGAACGGAGGCACTATTCAATACCATGTGGCTCGACTGGTGTAATGGATCCTGATACATCACTATATCAGCCTATCAACTTGAGAGTGGTAAATGCCAGGAAGGTGACTAGGTGACACTAAGACAAAGAAAGCAGAGACTAGCAAAATGATACTTCTTCCGTTTCGATATAGAGGCTCACACATATTTTTAGATCACCAACTTGACCAACAAAAATTGAGTTGCATGCTGCAAAAAATGAGTTACATGTGCATATTGTCAGAGAACATCATAGCTAATGGTCAGACCTCCCACAATGGAAATGAAAGAACACAACTAATTTGCACATTTACCACTACTAATTTACACATCTACCTCTGCAAATAGgtatacaagtttaatatgaaacatGCTTCAGTTAGTACACTGTCCAAGAAAAGAGGTTATGGAGGGCTGCCAGAGGATGAATCAGATCGCATGATGCCAAATACTACATGATTTTTTCTTTTTTGCGAATCCAAATACTACATGATTCACCTACTACTGAAAACATCAACGGATAAAGTCAAGAGAAAGTTTGCTCAGAACCGTGAAAGAGAAAACTAATAGCCCTAATATTCAGGGGAGCAACAAAATACATATGATCCCAAGGGAATATTGTGCAAACACACACATCATCATGTATAATCAACATAATTTGATTTTAATTAATATAGTTATTTGTCGACATCATCTTAGTGTCCTTTCTAATTATCTGGCAGCTGGCCGGAATCAAGGCCTACGAATAGTATTCCGCTTTAATCATCTCATCTCCACTACCTTTGTCCGCTACCTTTGTAAACAGTCAAAACACCATTTAGATATTTGTGAATGAAATGATAGGAGGAAATGTCCAGGTTTTGACTTCAACAACGAATTATCAGTGAGTGGCCTTGAATATTCATCTAAAGCAGCTCAAGTTATAGTTCCTCATATCTTATTGGAGGCAACAACACAAAAGGAACTAAAATGTAAAAAATCACCAGAGATACATAACATAATCAGCTCATCTGAATCTAACTTGGGGTTTCAAGGTGTTGTATTGTACCTTCGATAACCATGATGCCTGTTACATGTGGACTCTCTCACTATTGAGTCTTGActcttgcacatctaagtcataagATACATCTTTACTTGGCAAAGAAAACCCTGTAGAGAACAAGGCattaaatgagctttgtctgcaatCAATAATATTATACGTATCTTTCTTCCTATTTCTATCCATGTGCATTAATATTGCAGTAAGAAGTTGCACCTATACATTGGCTTTGGCACTGGTAAGTCCCTTGGCAGGGGATAATGTCACTGCTGATATCCTTTCATGTGCAGCTGGAAACTTACCATTGTTGCCGGATATATTGACCTCTGAAACAAGAATCTAAATTCATGAAACCAGGTATACCTGCAAGATGGACGACCCATatttgttaatcaagcatttacatCATCAAACAAAAACTAAAATGAGTGAGTAGCTGCAGTACCATTCAGTGTCAGGGATCCACACATGACTTCACCCTAGTGCAGTGTGCTATCACTAGGAGCCTGTGCATTGGACCTTATAAGGCAGTTG contains:
- the LOC119280092 gene encoding NAC domain-containing protein 18-like, with protein sequence MLDVLFLAVPPCPSPHLLVWWSPSLDFIGEIEEEINLGGAGVEVMGKAGEEEEIEFEPTEDELVLHFLRPQLRGFAPRVAGAVVEADPCAATPWELLARHGLLRRGHGYFFAARRRRGKRAQARRTPEGGGGAWMHSSNREDRRSVTELGVVARWSMTRYCFYARDWAQGRRSTGWVMSEYEITDPRCYRRADDGEEDHYWVLCHVRRSVRKSLKPRSRRP